GATTGATCTCAGTccctcggttggacaccatgaatccaaggaaaTTTTCGGATCCGATCCCGACTGTGCATTTCTCCGAGTTCAGCTTCATATTTTACTTCTTCAGTATGTCGAAgatttcctgcaaatgtttcacaCGGTCTCCTGCTTgaagggacttaactaacatgtcatcaatataaacttccattgatttttctatttgttcctcaaacatccagtttactaggcgttggtaagtggcaccggtgTTTTTTAGTCCGAaagacattacattataacaataggtgccaaatttagtgataaagaaagttttttcttgatcgcccAGGTGCATTCGGATTTagttgtacccgaaataggcgtcgagaaagctgagtatcttaTGCCTGGCtatcgcatcgatcatgcgatcgatgttaggaaagtaaaagagtccttggggcacgccttgttcaagtctttgtaatctacgcaTATTCTTAATTTATTTGCCTTTTTAGGCACTATTACTATGTTAGCCAACCCGtacgggtatttaacttcccgaatggaacctattttatagagtttagatacctcatcgttgatgaatgcatgcttgacttcttACTGAGGcctcttcttctttttaactGGGTGGAACTTCAGATCCAAgctcagcttatgagtggttatttctggTGAGATCcatgtcatatcaagatgggaccaagcgaagcAATTTATGTTAGCTATAAATTATTTAATGAGTTCTTTCCTGAACTTAGGaattaaccccgtgcccaggtataccttccgatcgggcaagtgttcgatcaatatgacttgctccaactccTCGACAgtcgatttggtggcatcggaattGTCAGGGGTGATGAACGACCTAAGAACTCtgtaatcatcatcctcgcctACTTCTTGCTTCTCTGGTTCGGTCGGGGCCGGCATCGATGATTGCTATTTAGCTTCTTCCTTCCTAGCCAGCTCTATGTTCTTTGATGTCGAGAATGCGCACGCCGGGATCACCTCATCAACCGTGAACATTTCTTTTACGACCGGCTGCTCTCCTAAATCATCTTGATTCCTCCAGGTGTGGGGAATTTCAAAGCTTGGTGTAGTGTCGAGggtattgccctcatgttgtgaatccatggccttctgaATAGAGCATTATACCTCATATCCCCTTCaatcacatagaactttgtttcctgaatgGTACCGGCGGTGTTCACCGCCAGGGTTATCTCTCCATTAGTAGTTTTACACgtcatgttgaatccgtttaaaacCTTGGCTGCAAGCACTATTTGGTCTTGCACTCCcaactgctctacgaccctcgatctgatgatattggccgagctacctagatcaattaacacatgcttaactcgagatttatttatgagtacagatattaccagtgcatcattatgcggttgcacgatgccttcagcatcctcatcgttgaaagagATGGTTCCCTCCGGTATATAATCTCGGGttcgtttttcccttgtgatggacacCTTAGTGCGCTTCAGCATCGGTCCCTGGGAGACGTcgactccaccaatgatcatgttaatgacgtgctgaggttcctcttgttCGGTCTATTTGTTGGAGTCCATATTCCTGAAGTgagttttggctcgatcactcaagaATTCCCAGAGATGCTCGTTATTGAATAACCGAGCCACTTCTTCTCTTAGTTGTCGGCAGTCCTCGGtcatgtggccatgagtgccatgatacttacacatcaagttagGGTCTCTTTGGGTAGGGTTGGACTacaatggtcgaggccacttggtatctttgatgtgcCCGATGGCGGACACGATGCTGGCAGCATCGACAtagaagttgtattctgataatctcGGTGCCTCCCTGGCCATGAGTGGCCTACCGAAACCATTTTTGCTTATGAGTCCCCGGCCATTGTGGCCTCGAtcattccttttttttcatttctcgcAGAGTTACGCCCAGATCTGCTACCCTTTCGATCTCCGCTATATAGTTGGTACCGGTCTCTGTTCggtcttggttcatgatcgacGACTCTCTTAAACCTGTCGTTAGTTGGGATAAACGAACCTAGAGGGGTGCCTAAgctgatcatcctcgactctgattttcgattgatacctGTTATGAacgtcggcccaagttaccgccgggtattctatcaaattttgtttcagctgctgtgaagccaaggagctttgggagttgagtccttgagtgaatgcctgaacggCCTAGTCATTCGCGACCGGAGGTAGGTCCATTCATTCCAATTGAAACCTTGACACGAATTCCCTAAGCATTTCGTTAtctctttgttttactttgaaaaggtccgattttctggtctcgaccttgatggccccgacaTGCGCTTCTACAAAGgcatctacaagcatagcaaacgaattAAAAGAATTAGGGGGTatgttgtgataccatatcattgccccttttgacagggtttctccaaactttttcagcaaaaccgactcgatttcgtcatcttctaagtcatttcccttgatggcacacgtgtaggaAGTAACGCGCTCATTTGGATTCATGGTTCCATTATACTTCAAAATTTCTAGCATACGAAACTTCTTCAGGATCGGCTTCGGTActgcgctcggggggaaaggcttttggataAATTTCTTGGAATTCAGGCCTTGaaatatcgggggtgctcctaAGATTTGATCAACTCTGGAGTTATAAGTCTtcacttttttgtcgttggcttcaatCTTCCTTTTCTCCGATTCCACCCGATTTGTCaattcctcaagcatctttattatttAGGGGTTAGTCCCGAATTCATCTTCACCCAGCCTTTCTGTGGTTTGTTCATTCCTTTGGGTGTTTTCTCGGGATAGTTCGGGCGCAACTTTGTTAGGGGCGCGAATTTTGTTCTGCAGCTGTGCTATCGTCACCTATTGTGCTTgtaacattttgaagatcaccAGCAGATTGATCCCGTCGCCTTCACCATCGTGCGTATCCCGGGCTACTGATCGAGCTCCTCCGCGAACGCTATTCTCGGGGTCGGTCGATAGATTTGcatcgatggccacatgtgagttggCATTGATTGGGTCCGCAATCGGGACTCCTTTGGGGTCAACATGGGGTACCTCGTTGCTGGGCATTATATTGTTGTTTTAGCCATGGTGGCCAGACTCAACATCAATGTTCAAGTGGGCAGACCGAGAGTTTTACATTCTTAAGTTGACCTAAAATTTAAATCtcaaagaacaagcataaaaCATAGTGcgttatgaaaatttgtatcaaattaccactattatctttagccacacggtgggcgccaaactatttaccttaaaaatggataacaattgaatttatatgcggtTTTAAGTATATATGGACTAATTCAATAAAAGTGATTAATGACGTTAGGTAAAGTATATAAAAGATATAGTAAATAGCCAAACCAATGATGATAGTGAGTCTGAGCTCAGTTTAAGACTAACAAGGAACCTGTCTTCGGTTCCGAGCTTGCCCTTATgaagaacttatgaacaaaaataagaacttttGAATAACTTTTAGAAACAGAGAGAACAGAAGTATATTGCCTAGGTATGCGTGTTACAGTGTGTCTAATTAATAATTaactttccctttatatagtaggggagttttaccctagaTACAATTTTAAGAAAGGTAAAAAACTTCCTTTTCGCTAGTCACTGATTTTCCGCCGATACGGGCCGAGATTCATGCCATGGTATCCGATTGGAcacggatatcacggccctttGTTAATCGTGTGCGACCGTTTGGTAATGCTCTCCGAGGTCTTGGGACTCGAACCGGATCCGGGGGACGTGGTCTCGATGGCTCCGAGGGTAGGTGTTTTTCTCGAACTCTGATACGAGAGGCTCCTGGTTCTGATTATGATTCCTTGAAGTCACGTCCTTGCTCTGTTTGCCTCATCCGAAAATCGGGGTGCGCATTGAACTCGATTTTACTTGTATACAACGCTCTTCGTTGGAAATCGTACTTTTTAATCTGTTAAAACAAATCAGATTTCTAAAGTTGAAAATAACTTAACTTCTCATTTTACTCTTTAAGACCAAATTTTTATAGCCGTACAAATATTTGGCATGTTTGTTAAATTacaagttttgaaaattttatagctacacaaatattatgatatgtctaaaattaaaccacaaattttaaaagttttttattCTTTCATAAACTACGTACTTAGTCAAATTATGCTACataaattgaaagaaagagacatacaataacaacaataataatgaacCCAGTGAATTCACACAAGTGGGATTTAGGGAGGTGAGATGTACACATCCTTACCCCTCCCCTGGGGGGAGGGGTTGAAatgttgtttccgaaagaccctcggctaaagaaaagataaaaagaagtaATGGCAATAAGtattaacaacaacaaataaaaagATGACAGAATCCAAGGTAGCAATTAAACGGCAATAATAGCAATTTAAGAATAAAGGGACAATAAACTAACATTAATGTTATCGAACTGAGGAAGacaaagggaaaaggaaaagatatacaactaataaaaacaaaaaaatcaataaatttcaaaatttgaaTTCATAATATCAAAAGTAAGacaaattcttattaaaaatttTTAAACTTAATTTCATCAAATTTAAATCTTAAATCTTAGATCCGCCTCTGTTTTGTTCTGCCCTGAGACCTAATCATAACCTGGCATATTTCTTGAGATTCAGAGCAGCATCTTTGACATTTTCTGGTACAGCCATGTTAGTCTTGACAGTAACCCTAGATGATGAAATCAAAATTCTATCTTCtcccaattttgaaaaattatcACTTTTCCATAATTTCACTTCCCAGACATGAATAGATTTTCCAATATTAAGAGGTGTAGCTTCAGCATAAACAAATTCACCTAGATGAGCACTCTTGAGATGGTGAATACTTAGATGAACTCCAGCTACTCTTTGAAATCCGGACGCCACGTGGGCACCCATACTCGCCAGAGCTTCAGCAATTAATGCTGAAACTCCGCCGTGCAACACCTTGAATGGGTTGCAGCATTTTTCGGTTACCGAAAAATGGCCTGTGAttttttgagaggagatttctGAGATCTTAAAGCCAACTTCATGAAGTGGAGCATCTAAAATCTCATTATTTGATGGTTCCATTTTTTTTTCCCTTCCCTTTGATTTTCTCTTTGAGTTCTTGATTtatgaatttatatatataaagaagTTTGTTTATTGGTTTGGAGTTTTTCTACTTTTGCAGAAAACGATAAAAATATCTGATTCTATTAACAAAGATGTATGATGATAAAgattatgcaattgtgtttggctaggtGGTGTATTTAAAGATAcatttaaaatataatcaaagTTCACATAATTTGAATCTTGAGATTATTAAATATGAATTGACAACTCAGTTAAAGAAATAAATGACATGATATAATTGCTTCTATTGCACTGATTTTATAAGTTAATGTTATTCCATTTTTAGACTCTTTAAATACATCACCTAAAAAGTGACCGGTTGGTATTTTATACTAgtatttttcatatattttttatatattcaaATTTTAGTATTTCTAAATTATTTTTACCAGTTGCAGTAAGTAACATATTTTGTCATTTTCAAGATTACAAATCTCATATTTCAAAAAGATTTATCTGTAAATATTTTTTGAGTGACCGGATAGTAAAAATTATTTACTGacgatatatataacttaaattcttagGTGTAATAGAACACTTGTTTCACATAATCTAATCATGAGAATCCGTGCCAGCTATTTTCTGATAATTCCTGTAAACAGTTCCTACACTATCAAACATTTAATAATTTCCTAGGAGATTTTGAATTGAAAATGTGACCTTTGAAGCAGTTTCTGCTTTAACACATTATAAATTTAATTTGTTTCTCTTTTAATAGGCTTTACACGGTACAAATTCGATTAGTCGATCAATAGAGTTTCAGATATCGAATAATTAAACTAAaggaaaataggaaaagaaaaattgagCCACTTAATCTAACGAAAGAACAAACATGTAGTTTTATTTTGAGTTTTCCTTTCATTTTGCTGTAAAATAGCACGGGCGAGCCACTTTTCGGActtgtaattgaaaaatagccggCATTTGTAAAGTCATCGAAAAAAAGTCACTATTTTATACAGAgataaaatctggacaaaaataccctagctgaaacacggaaagttctagcataacATGCTGGATTATGAAGCtcctgcgtataaacttccagcatattatattggaacttcaTCATATTATAAAATTCAAGCACATTATGCTGGAATTGCATATGTAAAAACTTCGAACTcaaacatattatgctggaattttttcggattttaagggtgtttttgttcaaattttatttttacggAAAAAACTACAAACCATACTTGACACCATAAGTCAAGCTTTTACCATAAATCATGCAATTGTTTTCAGCAAGTAACTGATTTGAAGCTCATCAATgaattcaaaaacataaaaagaCTTTCTTGCTAAGATGTAGGCTGGCTCTATTTCTAATTGAAgctgtaaatttttatttttcaaatattttgaaataaaggtAAATCTTTCATCTAATCTTTTCTTAGCTCCAAATGTCACACATATCATCAACAGAAAATTAAGTGTTAGTGTCacaaaaattctataaaaatgaATATAGTACATAGACTACATCTACTGTGCATATGATGCAGGATTGCTATAATAATGTTACaaacaaaataattaagaatCAAAGAATGGATAGGAAATATCCATACCAACACAGGAAAGAAGTGGAAAAAGAAACAGAACACTAGCATAGTACCTATTCAGATTTCCTGTCCATCTTTGTCGACAACTTCCTCTTCATTCTGCTAAAAGGCCCAACCGTCCGGTCCATTATATACATGTAGATAACCTGGCTCCAAGATTTGTAAGATTCTAAGTTTTCGTAGTATTCCGGTGCAATCTCCTTCACCTTGAAGAGCTTGCTTCCAGGAATCCTCGGGAAATCATGGTGCTCGTTGTGGTAACCTACGCTCCATGTCATAAGATTAAGTGGACCGTAGTAGGAGTACGTCTCTTGCTCGGGCTTGAAAACATAATGCTCGGAGATGAAATGACCGGCCATTGGGTGCATTCCACCCCCAACAAAAGTCGACAGGATCAAATAAGCGAAAGATTTCCAACCCCAGAAGTATACCATAGCTCCATCGAGGGATAGTTGGATAATCAAATTGGTGAACTCCCACATGCCGGGTGGTTTAGGTTTGAGAAAAAGAGGCCTAAGAGCATAAAAGAAGAGTTGGAGAATCACCCATATTGATTTCGCTATGACGTTTTTGACAACATGGGCTTCAGCAAGACTTGGGATATCCATATCGATTCCATCGACTCCTTGGAAGCGGTGGTGCTCGAGGTGATACTTTTGGAAGGTAACGGACATGGGAACACCAATGGGAAGGTTGGCGAATATCCCAAGCCAACGGTTGTAAACTGGAGTAGAGAAAGCGAGGTTGTGACTAAGCTCGTGAATGGCCAAGAAGAGATTGTGGTTAAGGAAAGAGCCGAAAAAGTAGGCAACTATCAATATCTTCAGCCAACTTGCATCACGGAGGAAGGTAGCGGACCAAAGCTGAAGCAAAACAACCATTGATATCTGCAATGCATATTTGGAGatcaataaacaaaacaaaaaaagaaaattttggtgGATGGTAAAATCTAATTAGTCATGAAAAATCATATGCCTCAAAGCTTGCTAACATTTTAGGTTTCTGTAGCTATTGATAAGAAAAGATTACAAGACAATAAACCAAAGCATTTCGCACAGGAGGTTTTGTTGTCACCATAAGTTAAGCAGTTCACGGAAGACATCAGCGATAAATCATAGCATTGCAACAGAAAATTTGTAAGAAAAGATGCTTCTATCCAATCTGAATGCCATGAAGAGGCACAAAATTGGTAAGAGAGTTCTCGATACATAGTCTGTGTTTTAAGGCCGAGTTCCAGAAAAGGAAGTCAAGAAAATCCTGATTAGTTTTCTCTCAGCCTTATAAATCTTGGAATCAGTTTGACATGAGAGTAGGAGAAGTCTCGTGTGTTCTCTCGCAGTTATCCTTTTTTTCATAATAACAGTGGTGTCAGGGCAAAATTGCACGCGCCTCGACTATTTCACCGGATACCACCTAGCAGCACAGGTATTGGGTAACTATTCACAGCGAGTCTAAATTGACGCACCTTGGGTATTCCACCGAGTACTTGTTACCTCCCACCAATACAAGTATCATGCTATGTCTAGACTTCAACCAGTTTTTAACCATGTTAATACTTCCACATAATTGGttaatagaaaatcaaaaatgaTTTACCAATGAATCGCGAAATGCTATGGTTCTTACATATAATTTCTGAATTTATTCAGAAGTAATTTGCGTTTTCATGCACCTTTTTTTTACTAGTTATAACGGAAAAGGGTACAACTGGTTGGTATCGACTATCGAGTAACTTTTCACACCAAATCTTGGTTAGATGGGAACAAATCAGCTAGCGTCTCTTGTCTCTGCTAGGATTTAAACCCTTGTCTACATGGTTTTCACCCACTTACAGGGGTGATGAGGTGGACAATTCCTTACTCCAGCTTCAAAGGGGCATCTTTGCGCGAATAAATACTAACTCCTCACTCAACCCCTTACTGGATAGAGCAAGCTTGGAGCACTGGGTCAGGGTGGTTGGCTGAACATTTGCaattttatacaaaaaaaaaaggaaagaaagaaaccTCCACCTTACGCAGCAGAGCTACGGGAACCACTGGATTCATCCTTCGAAAATCCAAAGGTTCCAACAGCTCTGTCGTGGAAGGTGGTGATTCTTTTGCCGAAAAGAAAGCCATCCGCCCCGAGCTGGCGCTCTAATCTTGCTCTGTCGGGTAAGGGGTTGAACAAGAGTGAAAACAAAACTAAAGGAAGCAGGACTCTTCCCCCTTATATCCTTTAAAAGCAGTCCAAAGAGAGCTAAACTCTTATTTTTATATAAGAAGGGGGAGAAAGAGCTCCTCTCCTACAAGTAAGTCCACAGGCCACTCCCTTTGATGCATTCTTTCACTGTTAAGTTCATTGTTTTCATTATCAAATTGCATCTACAGTGTGAAtaaatacatgaataacctaacaACTAACTTGTTGAGAACAATGAAAATGACACCACAAGTCCATGGAACATAACATTATGCAAGTGCCAAACCACATGAATCTAAATGCAAGCTTTTCCCTACTCTCTAAAATGACTGAAAAAGGCAAAAGATTTTACCTTTttcaaaaaagtgaaaaaaagaaagGATTTTTAATCACTTTTACAGCAAAGTTGAAAGATTGAAATCCTACCAATTTCACAGTTAAATGATGCATATTTAATCAATAAAATTCTGAAAGGAATCCAATATATAGAAACATATTACAATGCCAAATCCAACAGATTCATGAAAACACAATGTATTATAAACAGAGCAAgcctatatataaaataaaaaaaactaaaatgattaaaaagatTCAAACTTTTGGAACCCATGTTTATAATCCAGATCCAAATATGACCCATTAAGCAAAATCATTAATACAACAAATTCATATCAGCATTATTTGGAAAAATACATAAGAAGGGAATAAAAGTTTGTATATTTATGAAAAGGGGAATATACCTTGAGGAAAGCAAAAGGGTCAGGGCCAAAAAGCTGTTTGATTTGAGGGTACTGAGAGAGGATTTGTCTTCTACGAGAAGCGTGAGGTTCATCTGTGTATGACCAAAAGAAATCATTAGCCATTAATacaccttcttcttctttatcttctctctttttcccctcaaatcccattttttgcttctctttttcttctctctgtTTCTCTGTTTTGGACCTACCTTCCCTTCCCTTGTATGGCTGTTTAGATTTTCTTTATTCTGTTGTAGTAAAGTTTAATAGCTAAATTAGCGGTTTGTTttagattttttaaaataataataacaagatGTAGTTTCAATAAAATAATGATATTCTGGAAAAGGGCccacaaaagaaaacaaacatatGGACTATCTGTCCAAAAAGTTGTTTGACGCTCGTGGGAAGAAAGAGAGACATCATTATAAGGATTTTTTACTATATACATTGTGTTCGGGTAAACTCGGGCTAAAGTTTTTCCCGATTCTCCGATGAAGGAACAAAGGGGAAGCACGGCTCAAAGTGATTATAATCGAGGCCCAGTAACCCCTCGTATCGAAACTCGGAAGGAATGAACAATGTAGCTGCGGTCGGACATGGTGAAATGACGGACTCGGGCCAAGTATAACTTCTCGACCTCGGGGGATGCGATGAACGGTTATGCATGATGAGCAGGGAGCCGTAATATTCGCGCTCAACCGGATATTACGACGCGAATCTCGTTCAGTATCAACTATAGATCAATATTTAccggaaaaagaagatttttacctttttttagacttgtactaggactGAAATTCTCATACTTTA
This portion of the Nicotiana tabacum cultivar K326 unplaced genomic scaffold, ASM71507v2 Un00393, whole genome shotgun sequence genome encodes:
- the LOC142179129 gene encoding 1,4-dihydroxy-2-naphthoyl-CoA thioesterase 1-like → MEPSNNEILDAPLHEVGFKISEISSQKITGHFSVTEKCCNPFKVLHGGVSALIAEALASMGAHVASGFQRVAGVHLSIHHLKSAHLGEFVYAEATPLNIGKSIHVWEVKLWKSDNFSKLGEDRILISSSRVTVKTNMAVPENVKDAALNLKKYARL
- the LOC142179128 gene encoding sphingolipid delta(4)-desaturase DES1-like; its protein translation is MGFEGKKREDKEEEGVLMANDFFWSYTDEPHASRRRQILSQYPQIKQLFGPDPFAFLKISMVVLLQLWSATFLRDASWLKILIVAYFFGSFLNHNLFLAIHELSHNLAFSTPVYNRWLGIFANLPIGVPMSVTFQKYHLEHHRFQGVDGIDMDIPSLAEAHVVKNVIAKSIWVILQLFFYALRPLFLKPKPPGMWEFTNLIIQLSLDGAMVYFWGWKSFAYLILSTFVGGGMHPMAGHFISEHYVFKPEQETYSYYGPLNLMTWSVGYHNEHHDFPRIPGSKLFKVKEIAPEYYENLESYKSWSQVIYMYIMDRTVGPFSRMKRKLSTKMDRKSE